Below is a genomic region from Streptomyces sp. NBC_00461.
CCCGCTCGGGAGCGACCAGCCGGGAGGCGACAACGGCACCGACGCCGAACAGCGCCCCGTGCGGCAGCCCCGCCAGGAAACGCGCCGCGAACAGCAGACCGAAGTCAGGGGCGAGCGCGGACGCGACGTTGCCGACCACGAACAGGCCCGAGAGGAGCAGCAGGAGCCGTTTGTGCGGTACGCGCGCACCGATACCGGTCAGCAGAGGGGCACCGACAACCACACCGAGCGCATAGGCCGACACGAGGTTGCCGGCGTGTGGCACCGACACACCGACCCCGTCGGCTATCTGGGGCAGCAGCCCCATCGTGGCGAACTCGGTCGTGCCGATACCGAAGGCGACGACAGCCAGGGCCAGCAGAGCCAAAGGCATGGTGCGGGAGAACCTTTCAACGACAGCAGTCCAGCGACAGGAGAGCAGAGAACGGCCGAGGTCGTCGAACTCCCGCGGCCGGCCGGGTCGAGCGCCATTGCCCGCGCGTCCCCAAACAGGGGAAGCCCACAAACAGTGCAGCAGCGGCAGGACACCACGCATTCCAAGATCGGGACACACCCCTACGTGACCTATGTCATGCCATGCCACATCCTGCGGATTCCCGAAGGGCAGGGCCTGCTGGGCCAGGTCGAAGACCGCGCCCCCAGCGACGTGCCGGCCTGGCCGGCAACCACCCCCAAGCCCTGGCGTGAGCAGATCGCTTACGTCGCCATCGACATGTCCCCCGGCTACCGGGCCGCCGTGCGTACCGAACTGCCCCACGCCACCGTGGCAGTCGACCACTTCCACGTCGTCCGGCCGGCGACCAAGATGCTGAACCTGGTGCGCCGCCGCACCACCGCCACCCTGCGCAGCTGGCGCGGATGGGCCGGCGGCCCGGAATGGAAGGCCCGGCGCCGCCTGTTGCGCAACGGCGAAGACCTCACCGACACTCAGTTCAGCACGATGTGGAACCAGTTCATCGGTACCGGCGACGTCGGCATGACGCTGCTGACCGCGCACCGAACCGGCCACCTGCGCTGGAAGTTCCTCACCTGGTGCGCCGATTGCGACATCCCCGAAGTCCGCACCCTCGCGCGCACCGTCGGCCGCTGGTGGCCCGAGATCCAAGCCTTCATCGCCACCGGCCACAGCAACGCCAAGAGCGAAGGCATCAACCGCATGATCAAGCTCGCCGCGCGAGCCGCCCATGGCTTCCGCAACCCCGCCAACCAACGCCTACGCACACACTGCGACACCGCCCGCCGGGCCCGAGGCCACCTCCACCCCGGCTGAATTCGAAGGCTCCGCAAACCGAAACCTTGCCGCCGGAATTTGTCGTTCGAGGCCCGGCGGCAAGGTCTGCGTTTTGAGAATCGCTCCGGCGTTAGTCTCTATGCGCGGACGGAGTGCAGCGCCGTGTCGCGCGTATTGCGGCTAGATGTTTGATCCGCCGCCGGAGGTGTTGTTCCACCAGGCGCTGTAGGAGTTCAGCGAGTACCGCTTCTGCACGCCGTTGGTCGAGGTGATCTCAAGGCCGAACTGCATCGTGTCGAAATTGGTGTTGCGCAGGAGGTTCTGCGACGCGGCCCAATGCCAGACCGCCGAGGCGTCGACGCTGCCGGTGTTGGTCTGCTGGGCGGGGATGAGCTGCAGGACGTTCCAGCCGGGATCGGCCTGCCAGACCTCCGCGTATTGGACGCCGCCGATGGTCACGTTGGACGCGATCTGCCTTCCCCAGCCGCCTGTCCTCCCGGCCCAGCTGGTGAAGACCATGATCTCGTCCTGGTTGTTGGTCGACCAGAGGTCGCTCGTCCAGTTCCAGTGGTCACTGCCGCTGACGGGAGCCGACGACGTGTTGTACCAGAAGCCCGCCGAGTTCAACTGCGACAGCGGCGTCTGGGGCCGGACCCCGATATTCGGGTAGGACTTGATCCCGCCGCCGGAGTGGTTGGCATCGACGTACCAGGACTTGATGCTGTCGACGGTCAGGCACTGCGGGCCTTGGTTTTCGCCCCAGACGTCGTTGTAGATCGTCCAGGTGCCCTGGGTGTACTGACCCCACCGGTCGCAGGTGGAGTAGACCGCGGCCTGCGCCGGAGACGCGATGCTCAGGAACCCGGCAATCACGGCGGCTATCAGGGCCAGTCGACCGAACCCGGCCGACTTGCTGCTGATGGATTTAACGGTTTGCCATCTCATGTGTCCCTCCAAGGACGGCGATGGGTTGTTCCGGACCCCCCGGTCTGGTGGCGGACTCTGGCGCCGCGAGGTGTCGCTCGCCGGCGAGTCCGGGCTCTGTACGGCGCGGCTCAGCCCCGTCCGAGGTGCTTGCTCAGTTGGCCGACTGATCGGCTCGATGGCCGGCCCTGGGCGAAGTGGTTCCTTCCACCGCTCGCAGTTGGAGTCCCCGCCGAAAGCGAGCCGGCCGAGACGGTCGATCAGCTGACGTGTTGACCCCTTCGCTCCTTTCGCATGCGGTGCTGCTCGCGATGGTGGGTGGCTCGTGTCGTCGAGGTGGCGCAATCAAGAACTGCGGGAAAGGTGCTCGGTCCCCTTGCTTTCAAGCACCGGGCTTGTCGGCGCAGGTGATGAAGTGTCGAAGCGCTTGCGTCTGCGGACAGTAATGATGAGGCCTCTGAACAGCAAGACGCTGCGCACGAAGACACACATCTTTCACCAGCGAACATCGTTGTCGAAGCGCTTCGAATAGCATCGAACGCGCCCACCACCTGGCCTTCACGGCACCGCTACTGGCCCTGGTGGATGTGGTGGAAGGTGCCGGCGCAGGCGTCGATGTGACGGGTGAAGAACTTCCCGAAGTCGGTGGGTCGGAAGACTCGGACGGCGGGCGATGGTCGCCATCGGCTCATCCGTGTGTGCCGGCAACGCTGCACCTCCAACGCGACACGGGCATCGATCACATGCTTCACCGGCAGTGCGGTGGCAGCCATGCACGCACGGGTCAGAGGCTGGACCGTGTAACCCAGACGGTGCGCGTGCCACCGGTCGTCCCCGGCCGCACATACCGCTGCACCTGTGCAGATCTCATCCTCGGTGCCCGGAACATGGCCCGGGGCATCGCCACACGGGTCCCGGTGGGCGGGCACACGGCCCCGGTGGGCGGGCACATAGTGACCCTCACCGCCAAGGATCCCGCCAAAGCCGCGCGACCCGCCGGCGAGCCGGGCGCGCACGCCAGGAACTTGCCCACCAACACCGCCACCGGATACGGCGCCGGCATGCCCCTGAGTCGTGTTCCGGCCTCGCCCACCTACAGCGCCCTGGTCAACGCGGCCCCCAGCAGCTGCCTAAGTTCTACGGCCGCTGGCTCGGCCTCGGAGGTCCGGACCTGCAACGGCGCCACCACCAGCAGCTCGCCCGCGCCTCCAACAGCGAACCCATGGTTCCTGAACGATCGTTCTGCGTCGAGAACAGAAATGATCACTGACGACCACGGGCGTCCTGCTACCAGACCCGCCCTCACCGCCCCCGAACCTCACCCAACGTGACAGCCGGTCAGCCTCTCAGTACCGCACACCGCTCAACTTCGAAGGCCCGGCGTTGTTCAACGACCCGGACGACGTCGGTGGCCGACCTGTGCAGGTCGGCCACCGGAACTGCCGACGGCGTGATCACCGCAGCGGTGGCAGGGGTGACAGGAGTCGAACCTGCGGCATTCGGTTTTGGAGACCGGCGCTCTGGCCTCTGAGCTACACCCCTTGGCGAGTGACACCATGGCATGAGCGGCAGGTCCCACTCCAGTGGATTTCCGTCTGTTCAGAGAACGCGGAGAACGCCGACGACCTTGCCGAGGATCCGCGCCTCGTCGCCGCGGATCGGCTCGTAGGCCGGATTGCGGGGCATGAGCCACACCTGCCCGTCCTGCCGGCGCAGTACTTTGACAGTGGCCTCGTCCTCAAGGAGCGCGGCGACGATGTCGCCGTGATCGGCGCTGTCCTGTCGTTTGACGGCGACGATGTCTCCGTCGCAGATCGCCGCGTCGACCATGCTGTCGCCGGACACCGTCAGCGCGAACACCTCGCCGTCGCCCACGACCTGACGGGGCAGGGTGTAGACGTCCTCGACCATCTCGTCGGCGAGCAGGGGCGCGCCGGCGGCGATCCGGCCGACGAGCGGCACATCGACCTGTTCCACGGCTTTGCCATCGAGGTCAGGCGCCCATGACGGCCTGACCCGGTAGGCGCGAGGCCGGTGCGGGTCGCGATAGAGGATGCCTTTGCGCTCGAGCGCGAGCAGTTGGTAGGCGACCGAGGAGGTGCTGTTGAGGTCTACGGCCTTGCCGATCTCCCGCATCGACGGCGGGTATCCCTGTCGGTCGACCGTCTCCTTGATGTAGCGGACGATGGCCGCCTGGCGGCCCGTCAGCTCTCCTTCGGCAGTGCCGGGGCCTTGAGGTCGGCCCCGGCGGGCGGGCGTGGTGTTCTCCATCCGGGGCACCTCCGTGCAAGATCCTTGCTGAACATGACCTTATCCCGCCCTCCCCTTTATTGGAACACTGATTCGAACACGTTGTCAGCAGCTTCACGCTCGGAAGTCGCCCGGCTGGCCTGGGCCGGCGAGGCAGTCACGATCACGGTCGGATGCGGCACTCGTGCGCACAATCCGTAGGCCGCTGCCATTGATGCCCCGTCATTGACGCCGCGTCATTGATGCCTTGCCATTGGCGCCCCCCGGCCCAGGTGCGTAGCCCGCGCTCTGTCGAATCCGCGGAGCCGCCTCTTTCCGCCACAGGCCAGTGCACGAAGCGCGGCATGGGTTCGAACTTCATGTCATAGGAGTCGAGTTCGTCAACGACGAGTTTGCGCAAGAACTCGGTCATGCCAAAAGGG
It encodes:
- a CDS encoding transposase encodes the protein MTYVMPCHILRIPEGQGLLGQVEDRAPSDVPAWPATTPKPWREQIAYVAIDMSPGYRAAVRTELPHATVAVDHFHVVRPATKMLNLVRRRTTATLRSWRGWAGGPEWKARRRLLRNGEDLTDTQFSTMWNQFIGTGDVGMTLLTAHRTGHLRWKFLTWCADCDIPEVRTLARTVGRWWPEIQAFIATGHSNAKSEGINRMIKLAARAAHGFRNPANQRLRTHCDTARRARGHLHPG
- the lexA gene encoding transcriptional repressor LexA codes for the protein MENTTPARRGRPQGPGTAEGELTGRQAAIVRYIKETVDRQGYPPSMREIGKAVDLNSTSSVAYQLLALERKGILYRDPHRPRAYRVRPSWAPDLDGKAVEQVDVPLVGRIAAGAPLLADEMVEDVYTLPRQVVGDGEVFALTVSGDSMVDAAICDGDIVAVKRQDSADHGDIVAALLEDEATVKVLRRQDGQVWLMPRNPAYEPIRGDEARILGKVVGVLRVL